A region of Kribbella sp. NBC_01245 DNA encodes the following proteins:
- a CDS encoding sterol desaturase family protein has product MQLLPPLVRYGYAPLMLLGINGTAIWLASNGAPKAWLLAVLVAAIALSFAAERILPYNDAWNQPAGDAGRDVTHSAVNETLILASVAAIPALAAIVPSLDVWPHDWPFVAQVVVAVLAADAGITLVHLASHKVGVLWRFHAVHHSVKRFYGLNGLMKHPLHQTLEMTAGVIPLLLIGLPVSVASALALAVAVQLLLQHSNADYRVGPVKHVLALNEGHRFHHLKWAGIGDVNFGLFTLIWDRLLGTYSHDPARRFTSDDLGMAAKPNYPIQYLPQLTEPFRPTGSCD; this is encoded by the coding sequence ATGCAACTTCTCCCACCACTGGTCCGCTACGGCTACGCCCCGCTGATGCTGCTCGGCATCAACGGCACCGCGATCTGGCTCGCCTCCAACGGAGCACCGAAGGCCTGGCTCCTGGCCGTGCTCGTCGCCGCGATCGCCTTGTCGTTCGCCGCGGAACGGATCCTGCCGTACAACGATGCCTGGAACCAGCCCGCCGGTGACGCCGGTCGCGACGTTACGCACAGCGCGGTCAACGAGACCCTCATCCTGGCCAGCGTCGCCGCGATCCCTGCTCTGGCCGCGATCGTTCCCTCCCTCGACGTCTGGCCCCACGATTGGCCGTTCGTCGCACAGGTCGTCGTGGCCGTTCTCGCCGCGGACGCCGGCATCACCCTCGTACACCTGGCCAGTCACAAGGTCGGCGTGCTGTGGCGCTTCCACGCCGTCCACCACTCGGTCAAACGGTTCTACGGGCTGAACGGCTTGATGAAACACCCTCTCCACCAGACGCTCGAGATGACTGCCGGCGTCATCCCGCTACTGCTCATCGGGCTACCCGTGTCCGTGGCGTCAGCGCTCGCGCTCGCCGTCGCCGTACAGCTGCTCCTGCAACACTCCAACGCCGACTACCGCGTCGGCCCGGTCAAACACGTCCTCGCGCTCAACGAAGGCCATCGCTTCCACCACCTCAAATGGGCCGGCATCGGTGACGTCAACTTCGGCCTCTTCACCCTGATCTGGGACCGCCTGCTCGGCACCTACAGCCACGACCCGGCGCGACGCTTCACCAGCGACGACCTCGGCATGGCGGCCAAACCCAACTACCCCATCCAGTACCTGCCGCAACTAACCGAGCCCTTCCGCCCCACCGGCTCCTGCGACTAG
- a CDS encoding DUF58 domain-containing protein, producing MVVTGRAAIVALVGVPFVAFVMPSWGGVGVVLALLLLLVLVDVLLAGSPRKLQLSREGDTSVRLGHQATVTLLVGNPGRSVRGVLRDAWPPSAGVLDSRHKLDLGSGERRRLTVRLVPTRRGDREATRVTVRAIGPLGIAGRQGSHRVPWTVRALPPFNSRKHLPSRLARLRELDGRTALLVRGQGTEFDSLRDYVPGDDVRSIDWRATARRSGVVIRTWRPERDRQVAIVIDSGRLSAARVGDAPRLDHAMDAALLLAALATRAGDRVSLLVCDSAVRADVRRAAPEDVLPSFVNALATVDAELVQTDFRAVVSNVLGRLRQRSLVVLLTGLEPAVVEEALLPVISPLLKRHLVVLASVADPRLAELEASTADIIEVYGAASAARTRLDRERVTAVLARAGVTVVDEDPEKIAPALADTYLALKKAGRL from the coding sequence ATGGTCGTCACCGGCAGGGCCGCGATCGTCGCGCTGGTCGGCGTGCCGTTCGTGGCTTTCGTCATGCCTTCGTGGGGCGGCGTCGGCGTCGTACTGGCGTTGCTGCTCCTGCTGGTACTTGTAGACGTGTTGCTCGCCGGATCGCCTCGCAAGTTGCAGTTGAGCCGTGAGGGCGACACGTCGGTTCGGCTCGGCCACCAGGCCACGGTGACGCTTCTAGTTGGTAATCCCGGTCGTAGCGTTCGCGGCGTTTTGCGGGATGCGTGGCCGCCGTCGGCCGGTGTACTCGACTCAAGGCACAAGCTGGACCTGGGCTCGGGCGAACGCCGTCGGCTCACCGTACGGCTGGTGCCGACGCGTCGAGGCGATCGAGAGGCCACACGCGTCACTGTGCGGGCAATCGGTCCACTGGGTATCGCAGGACGTCAGGGTTCGCACCGAGTGCCTTGGACGGTTCGGGCGCTTCCGCCGTTCAACAGCCGCAAACACTTGCCGTCACGGTTGGCCCGGCTCCGGGAGCTCGACGGCCGTACGGCGTTGCTGGTGCGCGGCCAAGGTACGGAGTTCGACTCGTTGCGGGACTACGTGCCCGGGGACGACGTACGCAGCATCGACTGGCGTGCGACAGCCCGTCGTTCGGGTGTAGTCATCCGGACGTGGCGGCCCGAGCGGGATCGCCAGGTGGCCATCGTGATCGACTCTGGCCGGTTGTCGGCGGCACGAGTCGGTGACGCGCCCAGGCTCGACCATGCGATGGACGCGGCCCTCCTGTTGGCTGCACTCGCCACACGCGCCGGTGACCGGGTGAGCTTGCTGGTATGCGATTCCGCCGTCCGAGCCGACGTACGACGTGCTGCGCCGGAGGACGTGCTGCCGTCGTTCGTAAACGCTCTAGCGACTGTGGACGCCGAGCTGGTCCAGACGGACTTCCGGGCGGTCGTGTCGAACGTACTCGGCCGTCTGCGCCAGCGGTCGCTGGTAGTACTTCTGACCGGCCTAGAGCCTGCCGTGGTGGAGGAGGCACTACTGCCGGTCATCAGCCCACTGTTGAAGCGCCACCTCGTCGTACTGGCGTCAGTCGCCGACCCACGCCTCGCGGAACTAGAGGCGTCCACTGCCGACATCATCGAGGTGTACGGCGCTGCCTCGGCCGCCCGCACCAGGCTCGACCGCGAACGCGTCACGGCCGTACTGGCCCGTGCCGGCGTCACCGTCGTCGACGAGGACCCGGAGAAAATCGCCCCGGCCCTCGCCGACACGTACTTGGCCCTGAAGAAGGCCGGCCGTCTCTGA
- the ahcY gene encoding adenosylhomocysteinase — protein MTFDYKVADLGLAEFGRKEIRLAEHEMPGLMAMRAQYGESKPLAGAKIMGSLHMTIQTAVLIETLTALGAEVRWVSCNIFSTQDHAAAAVVVGPNGSADAPQGVPVFAWKGETLEEYWWCTEQALVWPGGEGPNMILDDGGDATMLVHKGTEFEKAGVVPDPSTAESEEYAVVLSVLTRTLAEDPQRWTTIGQAIKGVTEETTTGVHRLYEMHKAGALLFPAINVNDSVTKSKFDNKYGCRHSLIDGINRATDVLIGGKVAVVCGYGDVGKGCAESLRGQGARVIVTEIDPICALQAAMDGYQVTTIEDVVGTADIFITTTGNKDVITADHMAQMKHQAIVGNIGHFDNEIDMAGLYKTDGIERITIKPQVDEFRFADGHTVIILSEGRLLNLGNATGHPSFVMSNSFTNQVLAQIELFAKTAEYPTDVYVLPKHLDEMVARLHLDALGVKLTELSKEQAEYLGIPVEGPYKSDAYRY, from the coding sequence ATGACGTTCGACTACAAGGTGGCAGACCTCGGCCTCGCCGAGTTCGGTCGCAAGGAGATCCGGCTCGCGGAGCACGAGATGCCGGGTCTGATGGCAATGCGCGCGCAGTACGGCGAGAGCAAGCCGCTGGCCGGTGCCAAGATCATGGGCTCGCTGCACATGACCATTCAGACCGCCGTGCTGATCGAGACGCTGACCGCGCTCGGCGCCGAGGTGCGGTGGGTCTCCTGCAACATCTTCTCCACCCAGGACCACGCCGCCGCGGCGGTCGTCGTCGGGCCCAACGGGTCGGCGGACGCTCCCCAGGGTGTCCCGGTCTTCGCCTGGAAGGGCGAGACGCTCGAGGAGTACTGGTGGTGCACCGAGCAGGCGCTGGTCTGGCCGGGCGGTGAGGGTCCGAACATGATCCTCGACGACGGTGGCGACGCGACGATGCTCGTGCACAAGGGCACCGAGTTCGAGAAGGCCGGCGTCGTGCCGGACCCCTCGACCGCGGAGTCCGAGGAGTACGCCGTCGTGCTGTCGGTGCTGACCCGGACGCTGGCCGAGGACCCGCAGCGCTGGACCACCATCGGTCAGGCGATCAAGGGTGTCACCGAGGAGACCACCACCGGTGTGCACCGGCTGTACGAGATGCACAAGGCCGGCGCGCTGCTCTTCCCGGCGATCAACGTCAACGACTCGGTCACCAAGTCGAAGTTCGACAACAAGTACGGCTGCCGCCACTCGCTGATCGACGGCATCAACCGCGCCACCGACGTACTGATCGGCGGCAAGGTCGCGGTCGTCTGTGGCTACGGCGACGTCGGCAAGGGCTGTGCGGAGTCGCTGCGCGGCCAGGGCGCTCGCGTCATCGTGACCGAGATCGACCCGATCTGCGCGCTGCAGGCGGCGATGGACGGCTACCAGGTCACCACCATCGAGGACGTCGTCGGCACCGCTGACATCTTCATCACGACGACCGGCAACAAGGACGTCATCACCGCCGACCACATGGCGCAGATGAAGCACCAGGCGATCGTCGGCAACATCGGCCACTTCGACAACGAGATCGACATGGCCGGTCTGTACAAGACCGACGGCATCGAGCGGATCACCATCAAGCCGCAGGTGGACGAGTTCCGCTTCGCCGACGGTCACACCGTGATCATCCTGTCCGAGGGCCGGCTGCTGAACCTCGGCAACGCGACGGGCCACCCGTCCTTCGTGATGTCGAACTCCTTCACCAACCAGGTGCTGGCGCAGATCGAGCTGTTCGCGAAGACCGCGGAGTACCCGACCGACGTCTACGTGCTGCCCAAGCACCTCGACGAGATGGTCGCCCGGCTGCACCTCGACGCGCTCGGCGTAAAGCTGACCGAGCTCTCCAAGGAGCAGGCGGAATACCTCGGCATCCCAGTCGAGGGTCCGTACAAGTCGGACGCCTACCGCTACTGA
- a CDS encoding cation diffusion facilitator family transporter: MAGGGTKAVVAALLANTGIAITKFGAWALTGSASMLAESIHSVADAGNQALLLLGGKRAKREATELHQFGYGRERYVYSFIVAIVLFSVGGLFALYEGYHKVSHPEAITEWKWVPVAVLVVAIVLESLSFRTAIVETNKVRHGASWSNFIRNARSPELPVILLEDFAALTGLVLALAGVVLSLATGNGIYDGLGSMSIGALLVVVAIFLAIEMKSLLIGESATREASERITAAIEATTGVDRIIHLKTLHIGPEEVLVAVKIAVAETADAKVVADTINAVERAVREAEPTSVHIYVEPDIFVPGYEPEERPVAPDAPSH; the protein is encoded by the coding sequence ATGGCTGGTGGCGGTACCAAGGCGGTCGTCGCGGCACTGCTGGCGAACACCGGAATCGCGATCACCAAGTTCGGGGCCTGGGCCCTGACCGGATCCGCGTCGATGCTGGCCGAGTCCATCCACTCGGTCGCGGACGCGGGGAACCAGGCGCTGCTGCTGCTCGGTGGTAAGCGGGCCAAGCGCGAGGCGACCGAGCTGCACCAGTTCGGCTACGGCCGCGAGCGGTACGTCTACTCGTTCATCGTCGCCATCGTGCTGTTCAGCGTCGGTGGTCTGTTCGCGTTGTACGAGGGCTATCACAAGGTCTCACACCCCGAGGCGATCACGGAGTGGAAGTGGGTGCCGGTCGCGGTGCTCGTGGTCGCGATCGTGCTCGAGTCGCTGTCGTTCCGCACCGCCATCGTCGAGACGAACAAGGTGCGCCACGGCGCCAGCTGGAGCAACTTCATCCGCAACGCCCGGTCGCCCGAGCTGCCGGTGATCCTGCTGGAGGACTTCGCGGCCCTCACCGGTCTGGTGCTCGCGCTGGCCGGCGTTGTGCTGTCCCTCGCCACCGGCAACGGCATCTACGACGGCCTCGGCTCGATGTCGATCGGTGCGCTGCTGGTCGTGGTGGCGATCTTCCTCGCGATCGAGATGAAGTCGCTGCTGATCGGCGAATCCGCCACCCGCGAGGCCTCCGAGCGCATCACCGCCGCCATCGAGGCGACCACCGGCGTGGACCGGATCATCCACCTGAAGACCCTGCACATCGGTCCCGAGGAGGTGCTCGTCGCGGTCAAGATCGCCGTCGCCGAGACCGCCGACGCCAAGGTCGTCGCCGACACCATCAACGCCGTCGAGCGCGCCGTCCGCGAGGCCGAGCCCACCTCCGTCCACATCTACGTAGAACCCGACATCTTCGTCCCCGGCTACGAGCCCGAAGAGCGCCCGGTCGCCCCCGACGCCCCTTCCCACTAG
- a CDS encoding AraC family transcriptional regulator: MTWVGQTRQTPGQLRFTGTLGSTGLHAHAAIQLLHIRTGHVVLRDAAGREQAVTDAAAIPTGAAHEIVAVPGTTGTITYLDPDSSQGAAYAAALSDDPASWTSVPPPQPSAVELNPALRRALQLAPQHLHGPLLLTELAQLAGISATRLGHLFTDELGLTYPTWRRWARLQHALAEVTAGASLTTAAHAAGFADSAHLTRSCRAMFGISPSQALAATR; this comes from the coding sequence ATGACTTGGGTCGGGCAGACGCGGCAGACGCCGGGACAGCTGCGATTCACCGGCACTCTCGGCAGTACCGGCCTACACGCGCACGCCGCGATCCAACTGCTACACATCCGCACCGGCCACGTCGTACTGCGTGACGCCGCTGGGCGCGAACAAGCCGTCACGGACGCCGCCGCCATCCCTACCGGCGCGGCGCACGAAATCGTTGCCGTACCCGGCACGACCGGCACCATCACCTACCTCGATCCTGACAGCTCACAAGGCGCCGCGTACGCCGCTGCCCTGTCCGATGATCCGGCCAGCTGGACCAGCGTGCCGCCACCCCAGCCATCGGCAGTGGAACTCAATCCGGCACTACGCCGAGCACTGCAGCTGGCGCCACAACACCTCCACGGGCCACTACTGCTCACCGAGCTCGCCCAGCTGGCAGGGATATCGGCGACCCGCCTCGGGCACCTGTTCACCGACGAACTCGGCCTCACCTATCCCACCTGGCGACGATGGGCCCGGCTTCAGCACGCCCTGGCCGAGGTCACCGCCGGAGCATCGCTGACCACGGCAGCCCACGCCGCGGGGTTTGCCGACAGCGCCCACCTCACCCGCTCATGCCGCGCCATGTTCGGTATCAGCCCGAGCCAAGCCCTCGCGGCCACCCGCTGA
- a CDS encoding AAA family ATPase gives MTESPTTDVVSPERARQALIDLRTEIGKAVVGQDVAVSALVLALLCRGHVLLEGVPGTAKTLMVRALSMAMRLDTKRVQFTPDLMPGDVTGSLVYDAKTSEFAFRPGPVFTNIMLADEINRTPPKTQAALLEAMEERQVTVDGIARPLPIPFVVAATQNPIEYEGTYPLPEAQLDRFLLKVTLDIPPRDAEIAVLARHAKGFDPRDLAAAGLKPVAGPEDLLAGQAAVRRVAVREDVLAYIVDLCRATRQSPSLQLGVSPRGATALLAVSRAWAWLSGRDYVIPDDVKAMARPALRHRVEVRPEAELEGVTSDAVLESVLATVPVPR, from the coding sequence GTGACCGAAAGTCCCACCACTGATGTGGTCTCGCCGGAGCGGGCCCGGCAGGCCCTGATCGACCTCCGCACGGAGATCGGCAAGGCCGTTGTCGGCCAGGATGTCGCCGTCAGCGCACTGGTCCTCGCGCTGCTGTGCCGCGGCCACGTGCTGCTCGAAGGCGTCCCTGGTACGGCGAAGACGCTGATGGTCCGGGCGTTGTCGATGGCCATGCGGCTCGACACCAAGCGGGTCCAGTTCACGCCGGACCTGATGCCCGGTGACGTCACCGGTTCGCTGGTCTACGACGCGAAGACCTCCGAGTTCGCCTTCCGTCCCGGGCCCGTCTTCACCAACATCATGCTGGCGGACGAGATCAACCGGACGCCACCGAAGACCCAGGCCGCGTTGCTCGAGGCAATGGAAGAGCGCCAGGTCACCGTCGACGGCATTGCCCGGCCGCTGCCCATTCCGTTCGTCGTCGCCGCCACGCAGAACCCCATCGAGTACGAGGGCACCTACCCGTTGCCCGAGGCGCAGCTCGACCGGTTCCTGCTCAAGGTGACGCTGGACATCCCACCACGCGATGCCGAGATCGCCGTGCTCGCACGCCATGCGAAGGGGTTCGACCCGCGCGATCTGGCCGCTGCCGGGCTCAAGCCCGTCGCCGGGCCGGAGGATCTCCTGGCCGGACAAGCCGCCGTACGACGCGTGGCCGTTCGGGAAGACGTCCTGGCGTACATCGTCGACCTGTGCCGCGCCACCCGGCAGTCGCCGTCGCTGCAGCTCGGGGTGTCCCCGCGTGGCGCGACGGCCTTGCTCGCCGTGTCGCGGGCGTGGGCGTGGTTGTCGGGCCGGGACTACGTGATTCCCGATGACGTGAAGGCGATGGCCCGGCCGGCGCTGCGGCACCGGGTCGAGGTTCGTCCGGAGGCCGAGTTGGAAGGTGTCACGTCCGACGCGGTGCTGGAGAGCGTGCTCGCCACGGTGCCGGTTCCCCGCTGA
- a CDS encoding DUF1206 domain-containing protein: MKSVQQARTNPAYRASVTVGLFAYGLVHLLIAWLALQVAWGGSREEASQQGAMRELADTPFGGILLWVVAIGLFSLVIWQGLELAFGERKWSAAGRIVVYLALGISALRVATGSGGSSSNEAGQKTLSARLMAETPGRILVGLAGLVVIAVAGRHFYKAVTRQFTRDLTGGVSSGTILLGRIGYGVKGAALLIVGGLIAWAAITYEPSKAGGLDTALRTLKGQPFGTGLLTAMALGIACFGVYCFVWARNAKK; this comes from the coding sequence ATGAAGTCCGTCCAGCAAGCGCGCACCAACCCGGCCTACCGAGCGTCGGTCACGGTCGGCCTCTTCGCGTACGGCCTCGTACACCTGCTCATTGCCTGGCTCGCCCTGCAAGTGGCCTGGGGTGGCAGTCGTGAGGAGGCGTCGCAGCAAGGCGCAATGCGCGAGCTAGCCGATACGCCGTTCGGGGGCATCCTGCTCTGGGTAGTCGCGATCGGCCTGTTTTCACTGGTCATCTGGCAAGGCCTCGAGCTGGCCTTCGGAGAGCGCAAATGGTCCGCCGCCGGCCGGATCGTGGTCTACCTGGCCCTGGGCATCAGCGCGCTCCGCGTCGCAACAGGCTCGGGTGGTTCGAGCTCGAATGAGGCAGGGCAGAAGACGTTGAGCGCGCGCCTGATGGCCGAGACGCCCGGGCGCATCCTGGTCGGCCTGGCCGGGCTGGTGGTCATCGCGGTGGCCGGACGCCACTTCTACAAGGCGGTGACGAGGCAGTTCACCCGGGACCTGACCGGAGGCGTCTCGTCGGGCACGATCCTGCTCGGGCGGATCGGGTACGGCGTGAAGGGTGCGGCCCTGCTCATCGTGGGCGGGCTCATCGCGTGGGCGGCGATCACCTATGAGCCGTCGAAGGCGGGCGGGCTCGACACTGCCTTGCGGACCTTGAAAGGCCAGCCGTTCGGTACGGGGCTGCTGACGGCGATGGCTCTTGGGATCGCCTGCTTCGGCGTCTACTGCTTCGTCTGGGCCCGCAACGCGAAGAAGTGA
- a CDS encoding stage II sporulation protein M: protein MDVEAFVSVHQPQWDRLAALVRAQRKLTGAEADELVSLYQRVGTHLSALRAAGADPVTIGRLSGVIADARGAVTGVQAPVWRDISRYFLVSFPAALYASRRWWLSIGLAFYLVAGWIAWRVITKPEVLSSVATPAEIQEIVDESFASYYSENPAQDFALRVWTNNATLAAAALALGILIIPTALLLWQNAVSLGLMAGIMIGHDKSDVFFGLITPHGLLELTAVFVAGAAGLRLGWAWVVPGARTRMQALAQTGRATVGMAIGLAVVLLISGLIEAMVTPAPLPTWFRVGIGVLAEVAFLVYVWTLGRRAVRAGEYGDIEAIDREASAPLAT, encoded by the coding sequence ATGGACGTCGAGGCGTTCGTATCGGTCCACCAGCCGCAGTGGGATCGCCTGGCCGCGCTAGTCCGGGCACAGCGCAAGCTGACCGGTGCCGAGGCTGACGAGCTCGTTTCGCTCTACCAGCGCGTCGGCACGCACCTGTCCGCACTGCGGGCCGCAGGCGCCGACCCGGTCACAATCGGCCGCTTGTCCGGAGTGATCGCTGACGCGCGTGGAGCCGTCACTGGCGTCCAGGCTCCGGTGTGGCGGGATATCTCGCGCTACTTCCTTGTGAGCTTCCCTGCCGCCCTCTACGCGTCTAGACGCTGGTGGTTGTCCATCGGCCTGGCCTTCTACCTCGTAGCGGGCTGGATCGCCTGGAGAGTGATCACCAAGCCTGAGGTCCTCAGCTCGGTGGCGACGCCTGCGGAGATCCAGGAGATCGTCGACGAGAGTTTCGCCAGCTACTACTCGGAGAACCCGGCCCAGGACTTCGCCCTACGAGTCTGGACGAACAACGCGACCCTTGCGGCCGCTGCGTTGGCCCTGGGCATCCTGATCATCCCGACGGCCCTGCTGCTCTGGCAGAACGCAGTAAGCCTCGGACTGATGGCAGGCATCATGATCGGCCACGACAAGTCAGACGTGTTCTTCGGCCTCATCACGCCCCACGGACTGCTGGAGCTCACTGCCGTCTTCGTGGCGGGTGCGGCCGGTCTACGCCTCGGGTGGGCCTGGGTGGTGCCAGGAGCGCGGACGCGGATGCAGGCCCTTGCCCAAACCGGTCGAGCCACTGTCGGGATGGCGATCGGCCTGGCCGTCGTACTGCTCATCAGCGGGCTGATCGAAGCCATGGTCACACCGGCACCACTGCCGACCTGGTTCCGCGTAGGCATCGGCGTACTCGCTGAAGTCGCCTTCCTGGTCTACGTATGGACCCTGGGCCGTCGTGCCGTTCGAGCCGGCGAGTACGGCGATATCGAGGCCATCGACCGGGAAGCGTCCGCGCCCCTCGCCACCTGA
- the manA gene encoding mannose-6-phosphate isomerase, class I, with translation MVSLLLNTVRDYAWGSRTAIPSLLGIETDGRPQAELWMGAHESASSVLADGSSLYDVVTADPAGVLGAEVAERFDGRFPFLAKILAAAQPLSIQAHPSPAQAVEGFAREDANDVPRDAGERNYRDEWPKPEILVALGPFEALVGFRPPAQTAALIGALDVPALEFIAAALRDGKLAEVFAEVMAMDRDAIRPLVAVLGEACRRYEGELTLEAETLDRLAQDFPDDPGVLAALLLNRVRLERFESVYLPAGNVHAYLSGTGFEVMANSDNVLRGGLTRKHIDVPELVSVVDFAPLTDPILRGTTNGPVTVYETGCEYFALRRVDLTGDEVTVDAAGPRIVACLDGQVELWTDGDPLPLAPGSSAFVAGPEEPCKLRGAGTAFVVSVT, from the coding sequence GTGGTAAGCCTCCTGCTGAACACCGTCCGGGACTACGCCTGGGGATCCCGGACGGCGATTCCCTCGCTGCTCGGGATCGAGACGGACGGGCGCCCGCAGGCCGAATTGTGGATGGGCGCGCACGAGTCGGCGTCCTCCGTCTTGGCCGACGGCAGCTCGCTGTACGACGTGGTGACCGCGGATCCCGCCGGGGTGCTGGGCGCGGAGGTGGCCGAGCGGTTCGACGGCCGTTTCCCGTTCCTGGCGAAGATCCTGGCCGCGGCGCAGCCGTTGTCGATCCAGGCCCATCCGTCGCCCGCGCAGGCGGTCGAGGGGTTCGCCCGGGAGGACGCCAACGACGTACCGCGTGATGCCGGCGAGCGGAACTATCGCGACGAATGGCCGAAGCCGGAGATCCTGGTGGCGCTCGGCCCGTTCGAGGCGCTGGTGGGATTCCGCCCGCCGGCCCAGACAGCCGCGTTGATCGGGGCCCTCGACGTACCGGCGCTGGAGTTCATCGCGGCGGCGTTGCGCGACGGCAAGCTGGCCGAGGTCTTCGCCGAGGTGATGGCGATGGACCGCGACGCGATCCGTCCGCTCGTGGCGGTGCTGGGGGAGGCCTGCCGTCGCTACGAGGGCGAGCTGACGCTGGAGGCCGAGACGCTCGACCGGCTCGCGCAGGACTTCCCGGACGACCCGGGTGTGCTCGCGGCGCTGCTGCTCAACCGGGTCCGGCTGGAGCGGTTCGAGTCGGTCTACCTTCCGGCCGGCAACGTGCACGCGTACCTGTCCGGCACGGGCTTCGAGGTGATGGCCAACTCCGACAACGTGCTGCGCGGCGGTTTGACCCGCAAGCACATCGACGTACCGGAGCTGGTGTCGGTCGTGGACTTCGCGCCGCTGACCGATCCGATCTTGCGCGGTACGACGAACGGCCCGGTCACGGTCTACGAAACCGGGTGCGAGTATTTCGCGTTGCGCCGGGTCGATCTGACCGGTGACGAGGTGACGGTCGACGCCGCCGGCCCGCGGATCGTGGCCTGCCTGGACGGTCAGGTCGAGTTGTGGACCGATGGCGATCCGTTGCCGCTGGCCCCTGGTTCGTCCGCGTTCGTGGCTGGACCCGAAGAACCCTGTAAGTTACGGGGGGCCGGAACGGCGTTCGTCGTCTCCGTGACCTGA
- a CDS encoding MerR family transcriptional regulator, whose amino-acid sequence MRISEAASKLGTTPRMLRYREALGLLPASRSTAHRQYDARDLAAVRLALELEQRYDVTPAALAFALKALAEPSVAADLRNLGYRTGRLSTPPTASDIDRERALHWLGRSGVLPPPRQRPR is encoded by the coding sequence ATGAGGATCTCTGAGGCGGCCTCGAAACTGGGCACCACCCCGCGGATGTTGCGCTACCGGGAAGCGCTCGGCCTACTGCCGGCAAGCCGTTCGACCGCGCATCGCCAGTACGACGCCCGCGACCTCGCCGCGGTCCGGCTCGCGCTCGAACTCGAGCAGCGGTACGACGTGACGCCCGCCGCGCTCGCGTTCGCCCTCAAGGCCCTGGCCGAACCGTCCGTCGCGGCCGACCTCCGCAACCTCGGCTACCGCACCGGCCGCCTCAGCACCCCGCCAACCGCCTCCGACATCGACCGCGAACGCGCCCTCCACTGGCTAGGCCGCAGCGGCGTCCTCCCCCCACCCCGCCAACGCCCCCGCTGA
- a CDS encoding RDD family protein, giving the protein MSQLVTGEAVVLQVRLARMPTRSLATAIDVALQLTALGLLLAVLLIWLFTGASPALAAAVIVFVVLLVMVGYPTVMETLTRGRTLGKMALGLRVVRDDGSSIRFRQAFVRSLMWLFVDFAPWFGCCPGIVASVMNKQGKRLGDMVAGTVVIRERHQPIPSPPLFVPGHLVEWAQSLELSRLTDDLANTSREFLARYTELEPAAREALGNALAYRVNEVTAPTPPIPISAPAYLSAVLAERRRRDVNRLEAQRRFYAQPPSPFGHRSAYGTPTQQF; this is encoded by the coding sequence ATGTCGCAGCTTGTCACGGGGGAAGCGGTTGTCCTCCAGGTTCGGCTCGCCCGGATGCCCACCAGGTCACTGGCCACGGCCATCGACGTCGCTCTACAGCTGACCGCGCTCGGTCTGTTGCTGGCGGTGCTGCTGATCTGGCTGTTCACCGGCGCCAGTCCCGCCCTGGCCGCGGCGGTCATCGTCTTCGTGGTGCTGCTGGTGATGGTCGGCTACCCCACCGTGATGGAGACACTGACCCGCGGGCGCACGCTGGGCAAGATGGCGCTCGGGCTCAGGGTGGTGCGCGACGACGGCAGCTCGATCCGGTTCCGGCAGGCCTTCGTCCGTTCGCTGATGTGGCTGTTCGTCGACTTCGCGCCCTGGTTCGGGTGTTGCCCGGGCATCGTCGCGAGTGTGATGAACAAACAGGGCAAGCGCCTCGGCGACATGGTCGCGGGCACCGTGGTCATCCGCGAGCGGCACCAGCCGATCCCCTCGCCACCGCTGTTCGTGCCCGGCCACCTGGTCGAGTGGGCCCAGTCGCTCGAGCTGTCCCGGCTCACCGACGACCTGGCCAACACGTCGCGCGAGTTCCTGGCCCGCTACACCGAGCTGGAGCCGGCGGCCCGCGAGGCGCTCGGCAACGCACTGGCGTACCGCGTCAACGAGGTCACCGCGCCAACCCCGCCGATCCCTATCTCGGCCCCGGCTTACCTCTCCGCCGTACTGGCCGAACGCCGCCGCCGCGACGTGAACCGGCTCGAGGCCCAGCGCCGCTTCTACGCCCAGCCGCCGAGCCCCTTCGGCCACCGCTCGGCGTACGGCACGCCAACCCAGCAGTTCTAG